The Porites lutea chromosome 4, jaPorLute2.1, whole genome shotgun sequence genome contains a region encoding:
- the LOC140934976 gene encoding uncharacterized protein isoform X2: protein MFLFWILLITRLIPTTADVHQKSVVPITVGELKEGETQTINTAPITIHIPLPKSHTNHDSSEAPAAIAHEAPEGTYLLPVTEHKDSPPAINLAVNLRLLLEKEKKPADKSEAVTVVTEPTSSPVVKPNAGSEYEAHEVKILQPDSNANAVPSHEERPSLSALNDLPSGVVQGGVSTASSPSQVKNPTGPAVLQQSLRKFAPSFLLVPKRRVLHNVRSNVKGIVPGTPMGRFREQMLHAHNLKRLLHGVPPLTADQRLNQEAQMFARKLAQTGNITHSLLNERPGEGENIALRCSLTGFPLTGLRATNLWYDEHKKFNWNMQSLTPKTQRFTQMIWKNTSKAGFGRARFRNKAGKICFVAVARYEPAGNEAGRLMDNVFKPVPRRR from the exons ATGTTCCTGTTTTGGATTTTGCTGATTACACGCTTGATTCCTACCACAGCGG ATGTGCACCAAAAAAGTGTAGTTCCTATCACAGTAGGTGAGCTAAAGGAAGGAGAAACGCAAACTATCAACACTGCCCCAA TTACCATCCACATTCCTCTTCCCAAAAGTCATACCAATCACGATTCATCAGAAGCCCCAGCTGCCATCGCGCACGAGGCACCTGAGGGAACATATTTACTTCCAGTGACTGAGCATAAAGACTCTCCGCCAGCCATCAACTTGGCAGTCAATCTTCGACTTCTTTTGGAAAAAG aaaagaagcctGCTGACAAATCAGAAGCCGTTACAGTCGTTACTGAACCAACATCCAGCCCTGTGGTAAAACCGAATGCTGGTTCAGAGTATGAAGCACATGAGGTAAAGATTCTACAGCCAGATTCCAACGCTAACGCCGTACCTAGTCACGAAGAGCGGCCATCACTCTCGGCTCTTAATGATTTACCCAGCGGGGTTGTTCAAGGAGGCGTGTCTACAGCAAGTTCCCCATCGCAGGTCAAAAATCCTACTGGGCCAGCGGTACTTCAACAGTCACTGAGGAAATTTGCTCCTTCCTTTCTTCTTGTTCCCAAACGACGCGTCTTGCACAATGTACGATCAAACGTAAAGGGAATCGTTCctg GAACACCAATGGGTAGATTCAGAGAACAAATGCTTCATGCACATAACTTAAAGCGCCTTCTACATGGGGTACCACCTTTAACTGCAGACCAAAGACTCAACCAAGAGGCTCAAATGTTTGCCCGCAAGTTGGCACAGACCGGAAACATAACGCATTCTCTTTTAAACGAAAGGCCAGGTGAAGGAGAAAACATCGCTCTTCGCTGCTCTTTGACAG GATTTCCTTTAACAGGACTTCGAGCAACAAATCTCTGGTATGATGAACATAAAAAATTCAACTGGAATATGCAATCACTAACGCCAAAAACACAGAGATTTACACAGATGATTTGGAAAAACACGTCAAAAGCTGGATTTGGTAGAGCTCGTTTTAGAAATAAAG CTGGAAAAATTTGCTTCGTAGCGGTTGCACGTTACGAGCCCGCGGGAAATGAGGCTGGAAGGCTGATGGACAATGTCTTCAAACCCGTTCCCCGACGTCGCTGA
- the LOC140934976 gene encoding uncharacterized protein isoform X1: protein MFLFWILLITRLIPTTAGKISDVHQKSVVPITVGELKEGETQTINTAPITIHIPLPKSHTNHDSSEAPAAIAHEAPEGTYLLPVTEHKDSPPAINLAVNLRLLLEKEKKPADKSEAVTVVTEPTSSPVVKPNAGSEYEAHEVKILQPDSNANAVPSHEERPSLSALNDLPSGVVQGGVSTASSPSQVKNPTGPAVLQQSLRKFAPSFLLVPKRRVLHNVRSNVKGIVPGTPMGRFREQMLHAHNLKRLLHGVPPLTADQRLNQEAQMFARKLAQTGNITHSLLNERPGEGENIALRCSLTGFPLTGLRATNLWYDEHKKFNWNMQSLTPKTQRFTQMIWKNTSKAGFGRARFRNKAGKICFVAVARYEPAGNEAGRLMDNVFKPVPRRR from the exons ATGTTCCTGTTTTGGATTTTGCTGATTACACGCTTGATTCCTACCACAGCGGGTAAGATTTCAG ATGTGCACCAAAAAAGTGTAGTTCCTATCACAGTAGGTGAGCTAAAGGAAGGAGAAACGCAAACTATCAACACTGCCCCAA TTACCATCCACATTCCTCTTCCCAAAAGTCATACCAATCACGATTCATCAGAAGCCCCAGCTGCCATCGCGCACGAGGCACCTGAGGGAACATATTTACTTCCAGTGACTGAGCATAAAGACTCTCCGCCAGCCATCAACTTGGCAGTCAATCTTCGACTTCTTTTGGAAAAAG aaaagaagcctGCTGACAAATCAGAAGCCGTTACAGTCGTTACTGAACCAACATCCAGCCCTGTGGTAAAACCGAATGCTGGTTCAGAGTATGAAGCACATGAGGTAAAGATTCTACAGCCAGATTCCAACGCTAACGCCGTACCTAGTCACGAAGAGCGGCCATCACTCTCGGCTCTTAATGATTTACCCAGCGGGGTTGTTCAAGGAGGCGTGTCTACAGCAAGTTCCCCATCGCAGGTCAAAAATCCTACTGGGCCAGCGGTACTTCAACAGTCACTGAGGAAATTTGCTCCTTCCTTTCTTCTTGTTCCCAAACGACGCGTCTTGCACAATGTACGATCAAACGTAAAGGGAATCGTTCctg GAACACCAATGGGTAGATTCAGAGAACAAATGCTTCATGCACATAACTTAAAGCGCCTTCTACATGGGGTACCACCTTTAACTGCAGACCAAAGACTCAACCAAGAGGCTCAAATGTTTGCCCGCAAGTTGGCACAGACCGGAAACATAACGCATTCTCTTTTAAACGAAAGGCCAGGTGAAGGAGAAAACATCGCTCTTCGCTGCTCTTTGACAG GATTTCCTTTAACAGGACTTCGAGCAACAAATCTCTGGTATGATGAACATAAAAAATTCAACTGGAATATGCAATCACTAACGCCAAAAACACAGAGATTTACACAGATGATTTGGAAAAACACGTCAAAAGCTGGATTTGGTAGAGCTCGTTTTAGAAATAAAG CTGGAAAAATTTGCTTCGTAGCGGTTGCACGTTACGAGCCCGCGGGAAATGAGGCTGGAAGGCTGATGGACAATGTCTTCAAACCCGTTCCCCGACGTCGCTGA
- the LOC140934867 gene encoding neuropeptide FF receptor 2-like codes for MAYQNSSLNGNITSNSDTTSSTGEAVAFKVIKVLCYSIIMLMSLVGNALVITIIYRNKRMRSTTNNLIANMAISDLLFPLFAVPRETAKVFVGTERWLVDGVVGNILCKIVPFSQDISTAVSILSLVVIAFDRFYAVKFPFKPAIITPKICRVIISFIWAVATSIHSPYFYTFRLAINNNITYCIYAWEPAFNTTSTQKVYFLIIFNVLILFPIFVITILYTAIAVEIWKQKGPVERSCHERQRREVENRKVLKQVVTVVVVFISCITPIMIFSCLLHFVWNLQPPREIEVDFRFCAQFIMHSNAAINPCIYFVFNKNYRKGLKELFECCAQIFSRFPKSDQHNICTPSNIDTKIERVSKQRTPRGQYV; via the coding sequence ATGGCGTATCAAAATAGTTCGCTCAACGGCAATATCACGAGTAACAGCGATACTACCTCATCGACTGGGGAAGCCGTTGCCTTCAAAGTAATAAAAGTACTCTGTTACTCTATAATTATGTTGATGTCGCTGGTTGGTAACGCGCTGGTCATAACCATTATCTATCGAAACAAGAGAATGCGCTCTACGACGAACAATCTGATAGCTAATATGGCCATAAGTGATTTGCTGTTCCCGTTATTTGCTGTTCCACGCGAAACCGCCAAAGTTTTCGTCGGTACGGAGAGATGGCTGGTAGATGGAGTCGTCGGAAACATTTTGTGTAAAATTGTCCCCTTTTCGCAAGACATTTCAACTGCCGTGTCCATCCTGAGCCTAGTTGTTATAGCATTTGATAGATTTTACGCGGTGAAGTTTCCGTTCAAACCAGCCATTATAACGCCCAAGATATGCCGGGTCATCATTTCATTTATCTGGGCAGTAGCAACAAGCATCCATTCTCCGTACTTTTATACCTTCAGACTAGCCATAAACAACAATATCACGTACTGTATATACGCTTGGGAGCCAGCATTCAATACCACCTCAACCCAGAAGGTTTACTTTTTAATTATCTTCAACGTGCTAATCCTATTTCCAATCTTTGTAATTACAATACTGTACACAGCCATTGCTGTTGAGATCTGGAAGCAGAAGGGACCGGTTGAACGATCCTGCCATGAACGACAAAGACGCGAAGTTGAAAACAGAAAAGTCCTCAAACAGGTTGTGACAGTAGTTGTCGTTTTCATATCGTGCATCACACCAATCATGATTTTCAGTTGTCTCTTACATTTTGTCTGGAATCTACAGCCACCGCGAGAAATCGAGGTTGACTTCAGATTTTGTGCTCAGTTTATCATGCATTCAAACGCAGCAATAAACCcttgtatttattttgtttttaacaagaATTATCGAAAAGGCTTGAAAGAATTATTCGAATGCTGCGCTcaaatttttagccgttttcCAAAATCAGATCAACATAATATTTGTACCCCATCTAATATTgacacaaaaatagaacgtgtTTCAAAGCAAAGGACACCTCGCGGTCAATATgtttaa
- the LOC140932788 gene encoding neuromedin-K receptor-like — MDSRSLPLDNSTVANREQDINELQDDYHQDYSPCPLLGEINVFVTVAKTAAYVVIATISLIGNLLIIIVSGKSNRTRKVAYSLIVNMAVADLLTTIINVPESLVVEIRDTDEWMQGVVGVILCKGLPFCQLICAFCSILSLLGIALDRFFAVCLPLKRILTRKRCRIIIAISWMIPFIASAPVLVANNVTNTDGLLLCLEQWPAPFNSAKASRDYTTILFVLFYVLPLITMAMLYIRVIYVIWKRKHPGNLCSKHKIIHSRSKKRALKMFVTVVICFALCWLPYHVAYFLTVYDQKYYNCGLPENVDFVALFLAHASSAFNPCIYMIFDKKYRVSAKRMTKNICCTFM; from the coding sequence ATGGACAGTAGAAGCCTTCCTTTGGATAACAGCACTGTGGCCAACCGGGAACAAGATATTAATGAACTTCAAGACGATTATCACCAAGATTACTCTCCGTGTCCTTTGTTAGGTGAGATAAATGTCTTCGTAACGGTGGCCAAAACAGCAGCATATGTGGTGATAGCAACAATTTCGTTGATCGGAAATCTTTTGATAataattgtcagcggaaaaTCGAATCGTACGCGGAAAGTAGCTTACAGCCTCATTGTGAACATGGCCGTTGCAGATCTATTGACTACAATTATAAACGTGCCTGAATCTCTTGTAGTGGAAATAAGAGACACAGACGAATGGATGCAAGGTGTAGTGGGTGTGATACTGTGCAAGGGCTTGCCGTTCTGCCAGCTTATCTGTGCTTTCTGTTCCATTCTTAGTTTACTAGGCATTGCGCTTGATAGGTTTTTCGCAGTTTGCCTGCCACTCAAGAGAATATTGACCCGAAAGCGCTGTAGAATCATCATTGCAATCTCTTGGATGATACCCTTTATAGCAAGCGCACCGGTGCTAGTTGCAAATAACGTGACGAATACGGACGGTCTCCTTCTTTGTCTTGAGCAATGGCCAGCTCCTTTCAACTCAGCAAAGGCCTCCAGAGATTATACGACAATCCTTTTCGTTCTGTTTTATGTGTTGCCGCTTATCACTATGGCAATGTTGTACATTAGGGTTATCTATGTAATTTGGAAGCGAAAGCATCCGGGAAATCTCTGTAGCAAACACAAAATAATTCATTCCAGAAGCAAAAAAAGAGCTCTGAAAATGTTCGTGACGGTTGTTATTTGCTTTGCGCTATGCTGGTTGCCGTACCATGTGGCGTACTTTTTAACAGTCTACGATCAAAAATACTACAATTGTGGCCTTCCGGAAAATGTGGACTTTGTTGCACTCTTCCTTGCCCACGCTTCGAGCGCATTTAACCCATGTATCTACATGatatttgataaaaaatacCGCGTTAGCGCCAAGCGTATGAcaaaaaacatttgttgtacCTTTATGTAA
- the LOC140935165 gene encoding substance-K receptor-like: MENAISNVTNDIYPEEGDNQFTDDIYSCPPIKETTALERTGKITALVVIIATSLVGNILTTYVTQRDRNMRKIAYTFVVNMAIADLLTTLINMPETLVVEIRNTDEWFAGNVGVVLCKLLPFCQEVCAFCAILSLLAIALDRFFAICFPLKRIMTQRISKIILLFSWLIPIFASAPMIVANNVIQDEGTSYCVEEWPAPFDPDKSSNDYTIILFVLFYLFPLVVISTLYICVICKIWRRRAPGNHSSRTNQVYSRSRRKALKMFIAIVVCFALCWLPYHVTFFLMYYNEEFYNCGTPRDVFFISKYFSHAISALNPCIYIIFNRDYRNGAKRVLYSCCCRNPSMLYPQSMNTGTVVNSRTEENENHEMKTFHSRSLRLGIQRIRNRKIMVSNEDVSLKGDIFLVKYNQGFLKQDEI; the protein is encoded by the coding sequence ATGGAGAACGCGATAAGCAACGTAACCAACGATATCTATCCGGAAGAAGGAGATAACCAGTTTACTGATGATATATATAGTTGTCCTCCTATTAAGGAAACAACTGCACTCGAAAGGACGGGCAAGATAACAGCCCTCGTGGTAATAATAGCCACGTCCTTAGTGGGGAATATTTTGACAACATATGTTACTCAACGTGATAGGAATATGCGTAAAATAGCATACACCTTTGTGGTTAATATGGCCATTGCAGACCTCCTCACCACCCTTATTAACATGCCCGAGACGCTTGTCGTTGAAATACGAAACACAGACGAGTGGTTTGCTGGTAATGTGGGAGTGGTTTTATGTAAACTTCTACCCTTCTGTCAAGAGGTTTGTGCATTTTGCGCCATTCTTAGTTTGTTGGCAATCGCGCTTGACCGATTTTTTGCGATTTGCTTTCCACTCAAGAGGATCATGACGCAGCGAATCTCCAAGATAATTTTATTGTTCTCATGGCTTATACCAATTTTTGCCAGCGCGCCAATGATTGTAGCAAACAATGTGATTCAAGATGAGGGAACGAGTTATTGCGTGGAGGAGTGGCCTGCCCCATTTGATCCTGATAAATCGTCCAATGACTACACAATAATACTTTTCgtattattttacttatttccTTTGGTGGTCATATCGACCCTGTACATTTGTGTTATTTGTAAGATATGGCGAAGAAGAGCTCCCGGGAACCACTCGTCTAGAACAAATCAAGTTTACTCAAGAAGCAGACGAAAAGCACTAAAAATGTTCATTGCAATTGTTGTTTGCTTTGCACTTTGTTGGCTTccataccacgtgacatttttCCTTATGTATTATAACGAAGAATTTTACAATTGTGGAACGCCTAGAGATGTCTTTTTTATctctaaatatttttctcaCGCTATTAGCGCGCTGAATCCATGCATATACATAATCTTCAACAGAGATTATCGCAATGGAGCCAAACGTGTGCTGTACTCTTGTTGCTGTAGAAACCCATCTATGCTTTACCCTCAAAGTATGAATACAGGCACCGTTGTTAACTCACGAacagaagaaaacgaaaaccaCGAGATGAAGACATTTCATTCACGTAGCCTTCGATTGGGAATCCAACGAATTCGGAATAGGAAAATAATGGTATCAAATGAAGATGTGTCTTTAAAGGGCGATATATTTCTCGTCAAGTACAATCAAGGATTTCTAAAGCAGGATGAAATCTAG